One Vibrio rumoiensis genomic window, GGTATGTCAGGTATAGTAGGCAACGAAAATGTTACTTTGATTGAAAACTATTCCTATCGGGTGATTCTCATACCGATACGTGCGTTTGGGTAACATTACAACACTATTTTTGTGTTGATGCTATGTAGTTAATTATAATATTGGAAGCATTCAAGATGAGCCAAGAACATCAGCTTGAGCATAATTATAACTACACGGTCGTACGTCAATTTGCCTTAGTTACCATACTTTGGGGGATTGTTGGTATGAGCGTGGGGGTTTTAATTGCTGCTCAATTAGTCTGGCCACAGCTTAACTTTGATACGCCGTGGTTGACGTACAGCCGTTTACGTCCATTACATACAAATGCCGTGATCTTTGCGTTTGGTACAAGTGCCCTATTCGCGTCATCATATTATGTTGTACAAAGAACCTGTAAAACACGTTTATTTGGTGGTTTATTAGTCCCGTTCACATTCTGGGGATGGCAGGCAATTATATTATCCGCTGTTATCTCTTTACCTTTGGGCTATACAACAAGTAAAGAATATGCCGAATTAGAATGGCCTATCGACATTGCAATTGCGGTGGTTTGGGTTGCTTATGCGGTGGTGTTCTTTGGAACCTTGATTAAGAGAAAAACCTCACATATTTATGTGGCTAACTGGTTCTTTGGTGGTTTCATATTAACGGTTGCCGTTTTACATATTGTAAACAGTATGGCGATTCCCGTTTCTTTTGGTAAGTCATATTCCATTTATTCTGGCGCTGTCGATGCCATGATTCAATGGTGGTATGGACATAATGCGGTAGGCTTCCTATTAACGGCAGGCTTCCTAGGTATGATGTATTACTTTGTACCAAAGCAAGCAGAACGTCCTGTTTACTCTTATCGTCTATCTATAGTCCATTTCTGGGGGTTAATCTCTCTTTATATTTGGGCTGGTCCTCACCACCTTCATTATACGGCTCTTCCTGATTGGACTCAGTCATTAGGGATGGTGATGTCTGTGATCTTATTCGTTCCTTCTTGGGGCGGTATGATCAACGGTATTATGACTCTATCTGGCGCTTGGCATAAACTGCGTTACGATCCAATTCTGCGTTTCTTGATTGTTTCACTGTCTTTCTATGGTATGTCTACCTTTGAAGGTCCAATGATGGCTATTAAGACAGTAAATGCCCTCTCTCATTACACTGACTGGACCATTGGCCATGTGCATTCTGGTGCGTTAGGCTGGGTTGCAATGGTGACTATTGGTTCACTATACCATCTAATTCCTAAGCTGTTTGGTCAAGAGCGTATGTACTCTATCAAACTGATCAATGTTCACTTCTGGCTTGCGACTATCGGTACTGTACTGTACATCGTTGCTATGTGGATTTCAGGTGTGATGCAAGGTTTGATGTGGCGTGCAGTGAATGCTGATGGCACATTAACTTATAGCTTTGTTGAAACGGTTGAAGCATCTCACCCATTCTACCTAGTTCGCTTTATTGGTGGTGTGATCATTGTGTCTGGTATGTTGTTGATGGCTTATAACACGTACAAAACGATTTCTGCGCCAAAGGAAAGCTTGAAAGCTATTCCTCAACCGGCTTTATAGGAGGCTATGAATATGAGTTCGAATAAGAATCGCCATTCAATAGTCGAAAAGAACGTCGGTCTATTGGCAATTTTAATGGTTTTCGGTATCAGCTTAGGGGCATTGGTTGAGATCACGCCACTAATTTTCCAAAAGCAGACAACAGAACCTGTTGAGGATTTAAAACCTTATACAGCACTCCAAATGGAAGGTCGTGATATCTACATCCGCGAAGGTTGTAGTGTTTGCCACAGCCAAATGATTCGTCCATTCCGTTCTGAAACAGAGCGTTATGGCCATTACTCTGTTGCAGGTGAATCAGTATGGGAACATCCGTTTCTATGGGGTTCTAAGCGTACAGGCCCTGATCTAGCTCGTGTAGGTGGACGTTATTCTGATGAATGGCATCGTGTTCATTTAATTGATCCACGTGAAGTTGTTCCTGAATCTATCATGCCTGGTTACCCGTGGTTGGCGGAAAATAAGTTAACTGGTGAATATACCGAGCAGAAGCTTAGAATATTCCGTGATGATTTTGGCGTGCCTTACACTGATGAACAGATTGCTAATGCTAAGAAAGATGTTGAAGGTAAAACTGAGCTAGACGCTTTGGTTGCTTATCTACAATCTCTTGGCCATGCAATGAAATGAGGAGAGTGATATGGATATCGTAACAATTCATAGTATCTGGACTCTTGTTTTATTCATCAGCTTTTGTGGCGTTGTGTGGTGGGCTTACGGAAGTAAAAGTCGCCAGTCACGTTTTGATGAAGCGGCAAATATCATTTTTGATGATGAACCAGCTGAATCAGATAAAAAACAGGGAGGAATGCAGTAATGACTACATTCTGGAGTGTTTGGATTACCGTTATTACAATAGGAACTATCCTTGGTATTGCTGCCATCTTGATCTGGTGCTTGAAAGATAAGATGGGTGTAGAAGAAGGTGCGGATATGGGGCATGAATACGATGGTATTCGTGAGCTCAACAACCCACTTCCTAAATGGTGGACCTATTTATTTTTCTCAACGTTTATTTTCGCAGCTATCTACTTAGCTTTGTTCCCAGGTCTTGGAAACTACCCTGGCCTATTAGGTTGGACAAGTTCAGCGCAGCAAGTGAAATCGGTTGAAGAAATGAAAGCGTCGATTAAATCTGCGCAAGAAAATAAGCAATTGGATCAATATGCAAAAGAGTTAGATGATGCTGATAAATTTTACGGTGAATCATTTAAACAACTTGCTTATAGCGATGATGGTTCAGCATATAGAAGCTTGCCTGAGATTGCTGCCGATCCTGATGCCTTACGTGTCGGTCAGAATTTATTTCTGCAAAACTGTTCTCAGTGTCATGGATCGGATGCTCGAGGCCAAAAAGGTTTCCCTAATTTAACTGACCATGCTTGGTTATATGGTGGTGAGCCTGAAGCCATCTTGACGACTATCCGTCAAGGTCGTGTCG contains:
- the ccoN gene encoding cytochrome-c oxidase, cbb3-type subunit I, which encodes MSQEHQLEHNYNYTVVRQFALVTILWGIVGMSVGVLIAAQLVWPQLNFDTPWLTYSRLRPLHTNAVIFAFGTSALFASSYYVVQRTCKTRLFGGLLVPFTFWGWQAIILSAVISLPLGYTTSKEYAELEWPIDIAIAVVWVAYAVVFFGTLIKRKTSHIYVANWFFGGFILTVAVLHIVNSMAIPVSFGKSYSIYSGAVDAMIQWWYGHNAVGFLLTAGFLGMMYYFVPKQAERPVYSYRLSIVHFWGLISLYIWAGPHHLHYTALPDWTQSLGMVMSVILFVPSWGGMINGIMTLSGAWHKLRYDPILRFLIVSLSFYGMSTFEGPMMAIKTVNALSHYTDWTIGHVHSGALGWVAMVTIGSLYHLIPKLFGQERMYSIKLINVHFWLATIGTVLYIVAMWISGVMQGLMWRAVNADGTLTYSFVETVEASHPFYLVRFIGGVIIVSGMLLMAYNTYKTISAPKESLKAIPQPAL
- the ccoO gene encoding cytochrome-c oxidase, cbb3-type subunit II — encoded protein: MSSNKNRHSIVEKNVGLLAILMVFGISLGALVEITPLIFQKQTTEPVEDLKPYTALQMEGRDIYIREGCSVCHSQMIRPFRSETERYGHYSVAGESVWEHPFLWGSKRTGPDLARVGGRYSDEWHRVHLIDPREVVPESIMPGYPWLAENKLTGEYTEQKLRIFRDDFGVPYTDEQIANAKKDVEGKTELDALVAYLQSLGHAMK
- a CDS encoding cbb3-type cytochrome oxidase subunit 3, producing MDIVTIHSIWTLVLFISFCGVVWWAYGSKSRQSRFDEAANIIFDDEPAESDKKQGGMQ
- the ccoP gene encoding cytochrome-c oxidase, cbb3-type subunit III; this translates as MTTFWSVWITVITIGTILGIAAILIWCLKDKMGVEEGADMGHEYDGIRELNNPLPKWWTYLFFSTFIFAAIYLALFPGLGNYPGLLGWTSSAQQVKSVEEMKASIKSAQENKQLDQYAKELDDADKFYGESFKQLAYSDDGSAYRSLPEIAADPDALRVGQNLFLQNCSQCHGSDARGQKGFPNLTDHAWLYGGEPEAILTTIRQGRVGAMPAWGETFGEDGVREVVSYVLSLSGRKVNSREAAAGKVRFAACAACHGTDGKGNPAFGAPDLTDKDWLFGDSRADVTETVTYGRQGVMPAWGNILGEDKVHLVAAYVWSLSNPNQPESAK